A region from the Papio anubis isolate 15944 chromosome 6, Panubis1.0, whole genome shotgun sequence genome encodes:
- the EEF1E1 gene encoding eukaryotic translation elongation factor 1 epsilon-1 isoform X2, whose protein sequence is MAAAAELSLLEKSLGLSKGNKYSAQGERQIPVLQTNNGPSLTGLTTIAAHLVKQANKEYLLGSTAEEKAIVQQWLEYRVTQIDGHSSKNDIHTLLKDLNSYLEDKVYLTGYNFTLADILLYYGLHRFIRLTQPPQPPATTTLINEEPLTWRQNPPPARRLTS, encoded by the exons ATGGCGGCGGCCGCAGAGTTGTCGCTGCTGGAGAAGTCCCTGGGACTGAGTAAGGGGAACAAATACAGTGCTCAGGGCGAGCGACAG attccagTTCTTCAGACAAACAATGGTCCAAGTCTAACAGGATTGACTACTATAGCAGCTCATCTCGTCAAGCAAGCCAACAAAGAATATTTGCTGGGGAGTACTGCAGAAGAAAAAGCAATCGTTCAGCAATGGTTAGAGTACAGGGTCACTCAGATAGATGGACACTCCAGTAAAAATGATATCCACACACTGCTGAAG gaTCTTAATTCATATCTTGAAGATAAAGTCTACCTTACAGGGTATAACTTTACCTTAGCAGATATCCTATTGTACTATGGACTTCATCGCTTTATA AGATTgacacagccaccccaacctccagcaaccaccaccctgatcaatgAGGAGCCATTGACATGGAGGCAAAACCCTCCACCAGCAAGAAGATTGACTTCCTAA
- the EEF1E1 gene encoding eukaryotic translation elongation factor 1 epsilon-1 isoform X3 gives MAAAAELSLLEKSLGLSKGNKYSAQGERQIPVLQTNNGPSLTGLTTIAAHLVKQANKEYLLGSTAEEKAIVQQWLEYRVTQIDGHSSKNDIHTLLKDLNSYLEDKVYLTGYNFTLADILLYYGLHRFIIFSKLKANSHGKNCC, from the exons ATGGCGGCGGCCGCAGAGTTGTCGCTGCTGGAGAAGTCCCTGGGACTGAGTAAGGGGAACAAATACAGTGCTCAGGGCGAGCGACAG attccagTTCTTCAGACAAACAATGGTCCAAGTCTAACAGGATTGACTACTATAGCAGCTCATCTCGTCAAGCAAGCCAACAAAGAATATTTGCTGGGGAGTACTGCAGAAGAAAAAGCAATCGTTCAGCAATGGTTAGAGTACAGGGTCACTCAGATAGATGGACACTCCAGTAAAAATGATATCCACACACTGCTGAAG gaTCTTAATTCATATCTTGAAGATAAAGTCTACCTTACAGGGTATAACTTTACCTTAGCAGATATCCTATTGTACTATGGACTTCATCGCTTTATA ATTTTTTCCAAACTGAAAGCCAACTCTCATGGAAAGAACTGCTGTTAA
- the EEF1E1 gene encoding eukaryotic translation elongation factor 1 epsilon-1 isoform X1: MAAAAELSLLEKSLGLSKGNKYSAQGERQIPVLQTNNGPSLTGLTTIAAHLVKQANKEYLLGSTAEEKAIVQQWLEYRVTQIDGHSSKNDIHTLLKDLNSYLEDKVYLTGYNFTLADILLYYGLHRFIVDLTVQEKEKYLNVSRWFCHIQHYPGIRQHLSSVVFIKNRLYTNSH; encoded by the exons ATGGCGGCGGCCGCAGAGTTGTCGCTGCTGGAGAAGTCCCTGGGACTGAGTAAGGGGAACAAATACAGTGCTCAGGGCGAGCGACAG attccagTTCTTCAGACAAACAATGGTCCAAGTCTAACAGGATTGACTACTATAGCAGCTCATCTCGTCAAGCAAGCCAACAAAGAATATTTGCTGGGGAGTACTGCAGAAGAAAAAGCAATCGTTCAGCAATGGTTAGAGTACAGGGTCACTCAGATAGATGGACACTCCAGTAAAAATGATATCCACACACTGCTGAAG gaTCTTAATTCATATCTTGAAGATAAAGTCTACCTTACAGGGTATAACTTTACCTTAGCAGATATCCTATTGTACTATGGACTTCATCGCTTTATA GTTGACCTGACAGttcaagaaaaggagaaatacctTAATGTGTCTCGCTGGTTTTGTCACATTCAGCATTATCCAGGCATCAGGCAACATCTGTCTAGTGTTGTCTTCATCAAGAACAGACTCTATACTAATTCCCACTAG
- the EEF1E1 gene encoding eukaryotic translation elongation factor 1 epsilon-1 isoform X4, with protein sequence MAAAAELSLLEKSLGLSKGNKYSAQGERQIPVLQTNNGPSLTGLTTIAAHLVKQANKEYLLGSTAEEKAIVQQWLEYRVTQIDGHSSKNDIHTLLKDLNSYLEDKVYLTGYNFTLADILLYYGLHRFIFMQVLQ encoded by the exons ATGGCGGCGGCCGCAGAGTTGTCGCTGCTGGAGAAGTCCCTGGGACTGAGTAAGGGGAACAAATACAGTGCTCAGGGCGAGCGACAG attccagTTCTTCAGACAAACAATGGTCCAAGTCTAACAGGATTGACTACTATAGCAGCTCATCTCGTCAAGCAAGCCAACAAAGAATATTTGCTGGGGAGTACTGCAGAAGAAAAAGCAATCGTTCAGCAATGGTTAGAGTACAGGGTCACTCAGATAGATGGACACTCCAGTAAAAATGATATCCACACACTGCTGAAG gaTCTTAATTCATATCTTGAAGATAAAGTCTACCTTACAGGGTATAACTTTACCTTAGCAGATATCCTATTGTACTATGGACTTCATCGCTTTATA TTTATGCAGGTTTTGCAGTAA